GCCTACGTGATGGTGAATGACCGCGCAATCAACTCCGTTGAAAAAGCCGCAGGCAAAAAAATTGCAGTACTGGATTACGACAAGTCCCAGGCCAAAATGGTCCAACAGCTTGGTGCACAGCCCGTGTCCAGCGAGGTCATCAATTTCGGCACCAAGTTCAACAACGGGCAGGTGGACATCATTGCCGCACCCACCATTGCTTATCAACCCCTGGAACTTTACAAGGGCATTGGTACGAAAGGTGGAATTTACCGGTTTCCGCTGGTGCAGCTGACCGCCAACATTCTGATCAAGAAAGACAGCTTCCCGGCTGGATTTGGGCAAAAGTCGAGGGAGTGGACACAAAAGCAGTTTGACCGTGCGATCGCCTTGGTGGACACCTCAGAAAAGGCAGTACCTGCCAGCGTGTGGCTGGATATCCCTGCCGGGGACCGGGAAAAATACGATGTCCTGATGCGGGAATCTCGCATTCAGATGACTACGGAAGGATTCTACGACCCCGAGATGATGAAAATCCTCAAGCGTATTCGTTGCAGACTGGACGGTAGTTTGGGCGAATGTGCCGACAAGCGGGAACTTTGATTTAACAGTCAAACGCTTGTTAAAAGATCAAAAACCTCATCCGCGATTTGGGCTGTTTTATAACCTGTTGTTTTTCAGGCATAAAACAGTCCAGAAACAACAAGATTCACACCAATTTCAAAAATGTTAAATTCAACCCGTAGCCACCAATTTACAAAATTAACTTTCATTTACACAAAAACCATAATATTGCTGTCTTTTCGTGGCAATTTCTCTATAGACCCAAACTATTACTAACTGGACAATTCGCGCAGTAACAATGGGTTGGCAAACGCCATCCCACAAACAGCGAGAAAGCCATGAACACGTCACAGTTAAAACAGTTTGAGACCCGGCTTTGGGTTATTCGTCAAATGAAACAGGTCTCAGCTTCCCTATTGGTTGGTGTATCGACCCTGATTTTTCTGGATTCAATTCATGTACTGAGTTCCGTGCTGCACGCGCTTGAGACGGCAGCGCTGTTTCCTTACATGATTGTGTTTGTGGCTTATTCAGTTTGCGGTGCATTCAGCCTGGGCATACTGGCTCGCTACGCATTTATCCGCCACATGAAACGGGTTGAAGTGGACATTGAACGGGCTTGGCTGAAGCGCAAACAGGCCGAGGTCACAGCAAAACGGTCCTCATTCAAACTAGTCCGTGGGCCTGTTCGTCAGCATGATACGAGCTACGAACCATCGCGCCAACTGCGGCGTGCGTGAAACCCATTTCATAGGCTTTTTCTTCAAACATCTTGAATACGTCGGGGTGCACATAGCGGCGCACCGGCAGGTGATGCCCTGAGGGTGCCAGGTACTGACCAATGGTGATCATGTCGACCTGGTGGTCGCGCATGTCGCGCATGACCTGCAGTATTTCTTCATCCGTTTCGCCAAGCCCCACCATGATGCCGCTTTTAGTCGGCGTACCTGGGTGGGCTTTCTTGAATTCCTGCAGCAACTTCAATGAATGCTTGTAGTCGGAACCAGGACGGGCTTCCTTGTAAAGGCGCTCGGTGGTTTCGAGGTTGTGGTTCATGACGTCTGGAGGCGCGGCATTCAGAATACCCAAAGCGCGGTCAAGGCGGCCTCGGAAGTCGGGTACCAGAATTTCAATTTTTGTGTTGGGTGACAGTTCGCGTGTTTTTTCAATACAGGCAACGAAATGCCCTGCCCCGCCGTCGCGAAGGTCGTCGCGATCGACTGACGTGATAACCACATAGCTCAGCCGCAGGGCGGCAATTGTTTTGGCCAGATTCAGGGGTTCATTTTCGTCGAGCGGATCGGGGCGACCATGGCCCACATCGCAGAATGGACAACGGCGTGTGCACTTGTCACCCATGATCATGAAGGTGGCTGTGCCCTTGCCAAAACATTCACCAATGTTGGGGCAAGACGCTTCTTCGCACACGGTGTGCAGCTTGTGTTCGCGGAGAATTTCCTTGATTTCATAGAAACGTGTAGAGGGTGAGCCCGCCTTCACACGAATCCAGCTGGGCTTTTTCAACTGCTCCACGGGCACAATCTTGATGGGAATTCGGGCAGTTTTGGCAGCAGCTTTTTGCTTGATGGTCGGATCGCTGACCGCACTCAGTTCTTTGGCGACGGCGGATTTTTCATTGATCTCAGACACGTTTTTGCTCCCTGGCCAGCGACAGGCCGGCTTTTTGTTTACTTTGCCACTGCGCTTCGCGCGGCTTCAAGATGCTGAATCAGATATTTCATCAGATGCACCTGCATATCATGGAGTGAAATTTTAACACCAATCGAGCTCAAATCCACGGTTTCCAACCCTTGGTATCCACAGGGATTGATGTGCTGAAAAGGGGTCAGGTCCATGTCAACGTTCAGGGACAAGCCGTGATAGGCACAGCCCTTTCGGATCTTGATCCCGAGGGCGGCAATTTTGGCCAGTTCACCATTCTGCAGGGTGTATACACCGGGGGCTGTGGGTTTTCGTT
The nucleotide sequence above comes from Limnobacter thiooxidans. Encoded proteins:
- the lipA gene encoding lipoyl synthase is translated as MSEINEKSAVAKELSAVSDPTIKQKAAAKTARIPIKIVPVEQLKKPSWIRVKAGSPSTRFYEIKEILREHKLHTVCEEASCPNIGECFGKGTATFMIMGDKCTRRCPFCDVGHGRPDPLDENEPLNLAKTIAALRLSYVVITSVDRDDLRDGGAGHFVACIEKTRELSPNTKIEILVPDFRGRLDRALGILNAAPPDVMNHNLETTERLYKEARPGSDYKHSLKLLQEFKKAHPGTPTKSGIMVGLGETDEEILQVMRDMRDHQVDMITIGQYLAPSGHHLPVRRYVHPDVFKMFEEKAYEMGFTHAAVGAMVRSSYHADEQAHGLV
- a CDS encoding putative solute-binding protein, which encodes MKTKTAAALTLLGACLATPFSAYAATTKMCIFDIAGRSGPAFAQARDYAVAAKGWGATIELEAYVDERLAAEDFKTGKCDAAAISTLRGRQFNKFVGSIDSIGAVPTYKHLRTVIELMGSPKLADKMTSGLFEVAGILPIGAAYVMVNDRAINSVEKAAGKKIAVLDYDKSQAKMVQQLGAQPVSSEVINFGTKFNNGQVDIIAAPTIAYQPLELYKGIGTKGGIYRFPLVQLTANILIKKDSFPAGFGQKSREWTQKQFDRAIALVDTSEKAVPASVWLDIPAGDREKYDVLMRESRIQMTTEGFYDPEMMKILKRIRCRLDGSLGECADKREL